One genomic window of Coffea eugenioides isolate CCC68of chromosome 1, Ceug_1.0, whole genome shotgun sequence includes the following:
- the LOC113752433 gene encoding non-specific phospholipase C1: MVQRTLFAQLTIFFLLYLVLIPSPSLSFPFNKKQHKIDGPIKTVVILVMENRSFDHVLGWLKKARPDIDGLTGSEFNHLNASDPTSAKYYVTDNAVFVDSDPGHSIQAIREQIFGCNDSSANPAPMNGFVQQAESMGVEGMSRTVMSGFKPELVPVYAELANEFAVLDRWFASVPASTQPNRFYVHSATSHGASSNVRKDLIHGFPQKTIFDSLDENDLTFGIYYQNIPATLFFKSLRKLKHIFKFHYYGLKFKWHARLGKLPNYVVIEQRYFDVNLVPANDDHPSHDVAVGQKFVKEVYETLRASPQWKEMALLITYDEHGGFYDHVPTPVKGVPNPDGIIGPDPYYFAFDRLGVRVPTLLISPWIDKGTVIHEPNGPTPQSQFEHSSIPATVKKLFNLKSNFLTKRDAWAGTFENAFKLRETPRDDCPEKLPEVMQSLRPRGPREDVELSEFQLELIQLASQLNGDHVLNAYPDIGKSMTVGEANRYAEDAVERFLEAGRAALRAGANESAIVIMKPSLTTRTAAEDARYLETF, encoded by the exons ATGGTTCAACGAACATTGTTTGCCCAATTAACCATCTTCTTCTTGCTGTATCTGGTCTTAATCCCTTCTCCTTCACTCTCCTTTCCTTTCAATAAAAAGCAACACAAGATTGATGGACCCATTAAGACCGTCGTCATTTTGGTCATGGAGAACCGCTCCTTCGACCACGTTTTGGGTTGGCTGAAGAAGGCCCGCCCCGATATTGATGGCCTCACTGGCTCCGAGTTCAACCACCTCAACGCCTCCGACCCCACTTCTGCTAAGTATTACGTCACCGACAACGCCGTTTTTGTCGATTCTGACCCCGGTCACTCCATTCAAGCCATCCGGGAACAAATATTCGGGTGCAACGATTCGTCGGCCAACCCGGCACCCATGAACGGGTTCGTTCAGCAAGCTGAGAGCATGGGCGTTGAGGGGATGTCGCGAACCGTCATGAGCGGGTTTAAACCGGAGCTCGTGCCGGTTTATGCCGAGTTAGCAAACGAGTTCGCGGTGTTGGACCGCTGGTTTGCGTCGGTACCCGCGTCAACTCAGCCGAATCGGTTCTACGTTCACTCAGCCACCTCCCACGGAGCATCGAGTAACGTAAGGAAGGATTTAATTCATGGGTTTCCACAAAAAACAATTTTTGATTCGTTGGACGAAAATGACCTCACGTTTGGGATTTATTACCAGAACATCCCAGCTACACTCTTCTTCAAGagcttgagaaagctcaaacATATATTTAAGTTTCATTATTACGGATTAAAGTTTAAGTGGCACGCCAGATTAGGGAAGCTTCCGAATTACGTGGTGATTGAGCAGAGATACTTTGATGTTAACCTAGTGCCGGCTAACGATGATCATCCGTCGCATGACGTGGCAGTGGGGCAGAAATTTGTTAAGGAGGTATACGAGACCTTGAGGGCTAGTCCTCAGTGGAAAGAAATGGCATTGTTGATTACTTATGATGAGCATGGCGGGTTTTATGATCATGTGCCCACCCCTGTTAAAGGGGTGCCTAATCCTGATGGGATTATTGGGCCGGACCCCTATTATTTTGCGTTTGATCGATTGGGTGTTCGCGTGCCTACACTGTTGATCTCGCCCTGGATTGATAAGGGAACTg TAATACACGAGCCCAACGGTCCAACTCCACAGTCACAGTTCGAACACTCATCTATTCCTGCTACCGTAAAGAAACTTTTCAACTTAAAATCAAACTTCTTGACTAAAAGGGATGCATGGGCtggaacttttgaaaatgccTTCAAGCTCCGTGAGACTCCACGTGATGATTGTCCAG AGAAACTCCCAGAGGTAATGCAGAGTTTGAGGCCACGGGGTCCAAGGGAAGATGTTGAACTCTCTGAATTTCAACTCGAGTTGATCCAGCTTGCATCACAGCTCAATGGAGATCATGTACTGAACGCATACCCAGATATTGGAAAAAGCATGACCGTTGGTGAAGCAAATAGGTACGCCGAGGATGCAGTTGAGAGGTTCCTGGAAGCTGGAAGGGCTGCTCTGAGAGCTGGCGCAAATGAATCGGCCATTGTCATCATGAAGCCGTCCCTCACCACCAGAACTGCCGCTGAAGACGCTCGTTACCTGGAAACTTTCTAA
- the LOC113752425 gene encoding protein DAMAGED DNA-BINDING 2: MPPQTRRTSFPKVVIERDTDSEESSSDEDEIDEEDDVVGEEEVTEPKADEEEGEEEQEKSVTKKKTPITISLKKVCKVCKRTGHEAGFKGATYIDCPMKPCFLCKMPGHTTMTCPHRVATEYGVVPAPRRNTHRSLDYVFQRQLRPHIPKMKPEFVIPDQVNCAVIRYHSRRVTCLEFHPTNDNILLSGDKKGQLGVWDFCKVYEKTVYSDIHGCILNNMKLNPRNDGTVYTGSSDGTACCVDLETGISLSLMNLNPNGWQGPSTWRMLYGLDINLDKGVVLVADNFGCLYTVDMRSNNVTGKPILIHKKGSKVVGLHCNPLQPDLLLSCGNDHFARIWDMRQLETGSSLVDLPHKRVVNSAYFSPLTGSKILTTSQDNRIRVWDSIFGSLDSPSREIVHSHDFNRHLTAFRAEWDPKDQSESLVVIGRYISENYNGAALHPIDFIDISTGQLVAEIMDPNITTISPVNKLHPRDDILASGSSRSLFIWRPKEKHEIEKPIDERKIVLCGKAEKKAKRKFGDESDCDSDDDGFTTKGKTVKSKQPYLDSTSTSKSKSKSKSSKKH; the protein is encoded by the exons ATGCCCCCACAAACCCGGAGAACGTCGTTCCCGAAAGTCGTGATCGAGCGAGACACCGACTCCGAAGAAAGTTCGTCTGACGAGGACGAAATCGATGAAGAAGACGACGTCGTAGGAGAAGAGGAAGTAACTGAACCGAAGGCTGATgaggaagaaggagaagaagagcAAGAGAAATCAGTGACCAAGAAAAAAACGCCTATTACTATTAGTCTCAAAAAAGTCTGCAAG GTGTGCAAGAGAACAGGTCATGAAGCAGGCTTTAAAGGCGCTACTTACATCGATTGTCCAATGAAGCCGTGTTTTCTTTGTAAAATGCCTG GGCACACCACGATGACTTGCCCTCACAGAGTGGCTACTGAGTACGGGGTTGTCCCAGCACCTCGGAGAAACACCCATAGGTCATTGGATTATGTGTTCCAGCGCCAGCTTAGGCCTCATATTCCTAAA ATGAAACCAGAATTTGTCATTCCAGATCAAGTAAACTGTGCGGTTATAAGATACCATAGTAGACGAGTAACATGCTTGGAGTTCCATCCTACAAATGATAACATTCTCCTATCTGGTGATAAG AAAGGACAACTTGGAGTTTGGGATTTTTGCAAGGTATATGAGAAGACTGTCTACAGTGACATACATGGTTGTATACTGAACAACATGAA GTTAAATCCAAGAAATGATGGAACAGTATATACTGGTTCTTCTGATGGGACAGCTTGTTGCGTAGATTTGGAGACTGGAATATCATTATCATTGATGAACCTTAATCCTAATGGCTGGCAG GGTCCAAGCACTTGGAGGATGCTTTATGGGCTGGACATAAATTTGGACAAAGGAGTCGTACTTGTTGCAGATAACTTTGGCTGTCTGTATAC GGTTGATATGCGCTCCAACAATGTGACAGGGAAGCCTATTCTCATTCATAAGAAAGGAAGCAAAGTTGTTGGTCTGCACTGTAATCCCCTTCAACCAGATCTTCTCTTAAGTTGTGGGAATGATCACTTT GCTCGTATATGGGATATGCGGCAGTTGGAGACTGGATCCTCTCTTGTTGATCTACCACACAAACGAGTTGTTAACTCAGCATATTTTTCACCACTTACTGGTAGTAAAATACTCACTACATCACAGGATAACCGGATTCGTGTGTGGGATTCCATCTTTGGAAGCCTTGATTCTCCAAGTCGAGAGATTGTGCATAGTCATGATTTTAATCGACATCTGACAGCTTTTCGGGCTGAATGGGATCCAAAG GACCAATCGGAGTCTCTTGTTGTTATTGGACGTTACATAAGTGAAAACTATAATGGAGCTGCTCTGCATCCTATTGATTTTATAGACATCAGCACAGGGCAGTTAGTTGCAGAGATCATGGATCCAAACATTACAACTATCAGTCCTGTGAACAAGTTGCATCCACGCGATGATATTTTGGCATCTGGTAGTTCAAG GTCTCTCTTTATTTGGAGACCAAAGGAGAAGCATGAAATTGAGAAGCCTATAGATGAAAGGAAGATTGTTCTCTGCGGAAAGGCCGAgaagaaagccaaaagaaaatttggagaTGAAAGTGATTGTGATTCTGATGATGATGGATTCACCACCAAAGGTAAGACTGTTAAGTCTAAGCAACCTTATCTAGATTCAACTTCAACTtctaaatcaaaatcaaaatcaaaatcatctAAGAAGCACTAG
- the LOC113752453 gene encoding E3 ubiquitin-protein ligase AIRP2: MGKSFKDSLKALEADIQLANTLALSYPREIDGACLQMRLSYAPAAHIFLFLVQWFDCQLAGALGLLRILVSMAYADGRPAMSSYERKASIREFYGIIFPSLLQLQRGITDLEDNKQKKICSVKYSRRDEMDRGKISEIDLEREKECGICMEINGKVVLPYCGHSLCLRCYRDWRRRSQSCPFCRTTLKRVNSSDIWICTDSSEIVDLSVILEENLQRLFMFIEKLPLLLPDSLLNQHNFAIR, from the exons ATGGGGAAGTCATTTAAGGATTCTCTTAAAGCTCTTGAAGCAGATATTCAGCTCGCAAATACTCT GGCTTTGAGTTATCCAAGGGAAATTGATGGAGCATGCCTTCAAATGCGGCTCTCTTATGCTCCAGCTGCACATatcttcctttttcttgttcAGTGGTTTGATTGTCAGCTTGCTGGCGCTCTTGGCTTGCTTCGAATTCTCGTATCTATG GCATATGCAGATGGCAGACCTGCTATGTCTAGTTATGAAAGGAAAGCAAGCATCAGAGAATTTTATG GTAtaatttttccttctttattGCAACTTCAAAGAGGGATTACAGATTTGGAAGACAACAAACAGAAAAAGATATGTTCAGTTAAGTACTCAAGAAGGGATGAAATGGATCGTGGAAAAATATCTGAAATTGATctagaaagagaaaaggaatgTGGAATTTGCATGGAAATCAATGGCAAGGTTGTGTTGCCTTATTGCGGCCACTCTTTGTGCCTAAGGTGTTATCGTGATTG GCGTCGCCGCTCTCAGTCCTGTCCCTTTTGCCGGACCACTCTCAAACGAGTGAATTCAAGTGACATCTGGATCTGCACTGATAGCAGTGAAATTGTTGATTTATCTGTGATTCTGGAAGAGAATTTGCAGAGGCTGTTTATGTTCATTGAAAAGTTGCCCCTTCTTCTTCCAGATTCATTGTTAAACCAACACAATTTCGCTATTAGGTGA
- the LOC113752444 gene encoding LOW QUALITY PROTEIN: ammonium transporter 1 member 3-like (The sequence of the model RefSeq protein was modified relative to this genomic sequence to represent the inferred CDS: deleted 1 base in 1 codon), with product MEVSWEESVTYSINTIYLLFSSYLVFVMQLGFAMLCAGSVRAKNAMNIMLTNVVDAVVGSISYYLFGFAFAFGDGSNSNPFIGTEFFALKGVPSGSYSYSFFLYQWAFAIAVAGITSGSIAERTQFSAYLIFSFFLTGFVYPIVARWIWSSSGWLSPSSSGSLLFGSGAIDFAGSGVVHLVGGVAGLWGSLIEGPRVGRFDAFGKPVAMRGHNSTLVVLGTFLLWFGWFGFNPGSFDKILVAYPNTSDQGNWTGVSRTAVTTTLAGSTAGIVTLFGRRILVGHWDALDVCNGVLGGFVAITSGCSVVEPWAAIVCGFVAAWVLIGLNILCLKLGFDDPLEATQLHGGCGAWGLIFTGLFAKEEFIIQAYNSGDSSVSRPYGVLLGGGWGLLGAQVIELLVIFGWVSITMGPMFYTLHKLKILRISVEEEVAGLDISSHGGYAYNLSNKKETGPRFYAECGRLQNDEYKLFFFFFLSSESWVSWMMINCMNINVSRFYCSKPFNAFLSDTFC from the exons ATGGAGGTGTCTTGGGAAGAGAGTGTTACATACTCAATAAACACCATTTATCTTCTCTTTTCATCCTACTTGGTCTTCGTCATGCAGCTTGGCTTTGCCATGCTATGCGCTGGTTCAGTCCGAGCCAAGAATGCCATGAACATCATGCTTACAAACGTGGTCGATGCAGTTGTGGGCAGCATTTCTTACTATCTCTTCGGCTTTGCCTTCGCCTTCGGGGATGGATCCAATTCAAACCCGTTCATAGGCACTGAATTCTTTGCCCTTAAAGGCGTTCCTTCGGGCTCTTACAGCTACAGCTTCTTTCTTTACCAATGGGCTTTTGCCATAGCCGTGGCTGGGATAACCAGTGGCTCCATTGCCGAGAGAACTCAGTTCTCTGCTTACctcattttctctttcttccttacTGGCTTTGTTTACCCAATCGTTGCTCGTTGGATCTGGTCATCCAGCGGCTGGCTCAGTCCCAGCTCCTCCGGTTCCTTGCTGTTTGGTTCTGGCGCCATTGATTTTGCCGGGAGCGGTGTTGTGCATTTGGTAGGAGGAGTTGCTGGGCTTTGGGGTTCATTGATAGAGGGCCCGAGAGTGGGTCGGTTTGATGCTTTTGGTAAGCCCGTGGCAATGAGAGGCCACAATTCAACTTTGGTGGTCCTGGGCACATTCTTGTTGTGGTTTGGATGGTTTGGGTTCAATCCAGGTTCTTTTGATAAAATACTCGTGGCTTACCCAAATACTTCTGATCAGGGTAACTGGACCGGGGTCAGTCGGACAGCCGTTACGACCACGTTGGCTGGATCCACTGCCGGAATTGTCACCCTGTTCGGCCGGCGGATACTGGTAGGCCACTGGGATGCACTGGATGTTTGCAATGGAGTGCTTGGTGGCTTTGTTGCCATTACATCTGGCTGCTCTGTTGTCGAGCCATGGGCTGCAATAGTTTGCGGATTCGTCGCAGCTTGGGTCTTGATTGGACTTAACattttgtgtttgaaacttggaTTTGATGATCCACTGGAGGCAACCCAACTGCATGGAGGTTGTGGGGCTTGGGGGCTGATTTTTACAGGTTTGTTTGCCAAAGAGGAATTCATTATTCAAGCGTACAACTCAGGCGACAGCAGTGTCTCGCGACCTTATGGAGTGCTGCTGGGCGGTGGCTGGGGCCTGCTGGGAGCCCAAGTCATTGAACTGCTAGTCATTTTTGGCTGGGTTAGTATCACAATGGGGCCCATGTTCTATACGCTGCACAAGCTGAAAATCTTAAGGATATCTGTGGAAGAGGAAGTTGCTGGTCTGGACATCTCCAGCCATGGAGGATATGCCTACAAT CTCTCCAACAAGAAGGAAACAGGACCTCGATTTTACGCTGAATGCGGGCGGCTGCAAAATGACGAATATAaattgttcttcttcttcttcttgtcttCTGAGTCTTGGGTTAGTTGGATGATGATCAATTGTATGAATATCAACGTTTCAAGATTTTATTGCTCCAAACCTTTTAATGCTTTTCTAAGCGATACCTTTTGTTGA